The Coccidioides posadasii str. Silveira chromosome 2, complete sequence genomic interval GCGTGACTCACCGGTGTCAGCAACATCGAAGAGAGGGAACTGAGCCTTGTCCGTTATCGGTAGCATGAGGGTATACATCCCGTCTTCTCCCTTGAGAAGTGTACTCAAAAAGTTGGACATGAAGTACCCCGGTAGGACAAACGTGGCGGGAATTTGGAGTTCCCGAATGTATACCTCAATGTTGGCTTTTGTGTCGAAGTGTGGACAGTGTAGGAGTGCGCCGGCACTGGCGTCCATGATATGAtagagtgaagagaagatgAGATGAGAGACATTCGCTTCTTTTGCAGCGGTTGCTACATTTTTGCCCTGATTATACTCTGTTTCTGCGTCTAATGATTCCCAATAACTTGTCACTAGGAAGACGGTATGGGCTCCGGCCACGGCATCCCCGACGGATGCCGGAGAGTCCATGTTTGCCTATGTCCATCTGGTCAGCTGGGTGTGAAGACGGTGGAACTGTGATTGGGAGGAGAGTGCATACGGTTTTCACCTCTACGCCCTTGCTCTCCAACGCCTTGGCTGCGGGCTTGGTGACATCGCGAGTGATGCCCCGGATCCTGAACTCCTTGCTCAACACTGGATCCTGCAAAATAGCATCCACCACCGAGCCACCTTGGTTCCCCGTCGCCCCAAACACGACAATTAGCTTAGACATTGTCTTTAGCACGAAGCACAAGCGACCGGACGGCACTGACGAACGGAGTAGTTAGATCAGGAGGGTAATCGAGGATGAGAAGCAAGACGAGAAGAGTCGAGGCTGTGAGTGGGAGCAATCGAACGAAGAGGCTAATGTTTCCGCTGTTCACAAGGGCCATTATCGAGGCAGAGAGGGCGAAGAGCTTATATAGGTTGGATggggaggaggaagagcaTCAAAAGCACCCAACACACGCAACATTGAATTCCAGATGTCGGTGTCGACGTCATTGGCGCGGGCCGCATGATTTCCAGCCGCTTTTCCGGCCTGCGtaagttagttagttagtaATCGCTGCTTGTTAGTAATCCGCCGGGAGGAAGATTCATGGATCTGGTGAGCTGCTGAGTCTCTGTGCAAGCCGACCGAGTCTCGAGATGCGGCCTGACACTGACCCGGTCCAGGCCGATGAAAGTGTCCAGCAGTCGGCGGGAGAACGTCACCGTACCCGGCCTCAGCCTTATAAAAGCCCCAAGCCAAGCCGAGCTTTTGCTACGGAGAGCCTTTGTTAACTTCGAACTCGTGCTACGGTTGCATGACCGATCGAAAATCTTTATCTATAGAGAGTAACTAGCCAGTTACTCTACTTCTAAAATTGCTTTTCGTATTTATTGACGACtaccctctttttttttttttttttttttttttttttttttggttttcccCATCTCCGGAAATGTCTTTCGTGCCGTCCGTGGCCCTGTCGGGGCCATCAATGCTGGTCTCGGCCCCGAGACTTGACTCTCCACCCCCGACTGCGCATTGATCGCAGCAAAATATAAAAATCTCGGAGCAGTTTGTATCTGCCAGTGATGAAAAGCATATATATAcgtatacatacatatatcCGGGTCATCATGGATTGCCTCTGCTTTTTCATTCCACTTCCCTCTCGTTCCCATTCCAAAGCCGGGAGTAGGGAGGCCTCTATTTTTCTTGATTCATATAATACCTTCTGTGTTGATTTTAAATTTTTCTACTCAAGACATGTCAGAAAACGATAGCCAAAAGTCGTCTACCGACATGGAGAAAGACGGCGTTGAGGAGTCTACTCCTACGCAGCCTGATGACTCTCAGTACCCAGGACTAGCGACCGTCATCCCTATTATGGCTGCCTTGTATCTCGGTGTATTTCTCGTCGCATTGGTATGCTTTTAGCTTCTTAGCCACAAAGCCATCGCTTATTCAAATGCTCATTTATTTAATAGGACCGAACAATCATTGCAACGGCCATCCCACGAATAACAGATGATTTCCACTCGCTAAACGATGTTGGCTGGTACGGGAGCAGCTACCTCATCGCAGCGTGTTCGTTTCAGTTACTCTACGGCAAGGTATACACTCTCTACCATCCTAAATGGGTGTATGTGTGCAGCATTGTTCTTTTCGAAGTTGGTTCTACTATTTGCGGCGCTGCGCCAACCTCGACGGCGTTTATTGTCGGACGAGCTATTGCTGGACTAGGGTCGGCGGGAATGTTTTCAGGAACAGTTGTCATTATTGTGAACACAGTCCCGCTAAGGAAGCGACCTGCCTATACGGGGTTCATGGGCGGAATCTTCGGGATCTCGTCGGTGGTCGCTCCGTTGTTAGGGGGTGCATTTACTGATAATGTCTCATGGAGGTGGTGCTTTTACATCAACTTGCCCATCGGGGGATTTGCAATGGTGATCATCCTATTGCTCCTTAAGCTTCCACATGTGAAGAAAGCCGATAACAAGGCCTCGATTGGCCGGCATATCATGCGCTTAGACCCGCTCGGCACCATCTGTTTTCTTCCAAGCATGGTGTGTCTCCTCCTAGCTCTGCAATGGGGAGGATCGACTTACCCCTGGAGCAGCGGAAAGGTCATTCCCTTGCTCGTCGTATTCGCTGTTCTCATCTGTGCCTTTGTCGCGATCCAAATTTGGGGCGCGGAGGATGCAACCGTCCCTCCAAGGATCTTCACTCAACGAAGCATTCTGTCCGGCTTTTGGTACACGATTTGCGTGGCTGGTTCCATGCTTGTCATTGTCTACTACCTCCCCATCTGGTTCCAGGCCATCAAAGGAGCTAGCGCCGTTAAGTCAGGCATTATGAATCTGCCTCTGATCCTCTCTCTCGTACTCGGTAGCATCATGGCCGGCGGTCTCGTCACTGCCACGGGTTATTATAACCCCTTCATGTTTCTTTGTTGTGTCCTTATGTCCATCGGCGCCGGACTCATCACCACTTTTACCCCGACAACAGGCCACCCAAAATGGATCGGATACCAAATCGCGTAC includes:
- a CDS encoding uncharacterized protein (EggNog:ENOG410PGQB~COG:G,M); its protein translation is MSKLIVVFGATGNQGGSVVDAILQDPVLSKEFRIRGITRDVTKPAAKALESKGVEVKTANMDSPASVGDAVAGAHTVFLVTSYWESLDAETEYNQGKNVATAAKEANVSHLIFSSLYHIMDASAGALLHCPHFDTKANIEVYIRELQIPATFVLPGYFMSNFLSTLLKGEDGMYTLMLPITDKAQFPLFDVADTGKYVLTAIKHRDSLLGKQILEAVDYYSPDRIVEEFEQVTGHKAKFLTIDADDYMKFLPPAVAKEMLQTHQLLENPGYYAGATLEESLKLVEQKPTTWKEYVAKRSEWK
- a CDS encoding uncharacterized protein (EggNog:ENOG410PKNG~COG:G~TransMembrane:13 (o31-53i104-124o130-155i162-181o193-213i234-255o267-287i308-329o341-364i371-392o398-419i431-455o506-526i)), with protein sequence MSENDSQKSSTDMEKDGVEESTPTQPDDSQYPGLATVIPIMAALYLGVFLVALDRTIIATAIPRITDDFHSLNDVGWYGSSYLIAACSFQLLYGKVYTLYHPKWVYVCSIVLFEVGSTICGAAPTSTAFIVGRAIAGLGSAGMFSGTVVIIVNTVPLRKRPAYTGFMGGIFGISSVVAPLLGGAFTDNVSWRWCFYINLPIGGFAMVIILLLLKLPHVKKADNKASIGRHIMRLDPLGTICFLPSMVCLLLALQWGGSTYPWSSGKVIPLLVVFAVLICAFVAIQIWGAEDATVPPRIFTQRSILSGFWYTICVAGSMLVIVYYLPIWFQAIKGASAVKSGIMNLPLILSLVLGSIMAGGLVTATGYYNPFMFLCCVLMSIGAGLITTFTPTTGHPKWIGYQIAYGLGLGLGMQQAAVASQTILSKKDVPVGVALVFFAQSLGGAVFVAVAQNIFTNKLTEGLAKIPDMDPSIILNIGATAIHKVVKDPETLTRVLAIYNDALTDAFRVALGLACASILGVIAVEWKSVKGKEKQ